A stretch of DNA from Equus asinus isolate D_3611 breed Donkey chromosome 20, EquAss-T2T_v2, whole genome shotgun sequence:
GTGGAGGGGCAGCTGCTTTTGTGGTTTAAACATGGAACTCGGAAGATGCAGAGCCTGTGGCCTCTGTGGGGCTGGGAGGTGTGTCAGGCTGGGCACGTGGCTGTCAGCGGCAGCTTCATCGCCTTTATTCGAGGCCATGGCTTTCGGTCCCCACCCCTCACTTGTAAAGTGAGGGTTGGGGGAGCTGCCCGCCTGCCCGCCCTCACCTGCTGCTCTGCCCACAGGTGGGGTCCTGGATCGGCTTTGCCATCATGACTCAGTGTCTCCCAGGTGAGCGGCTCCCCTCCCTCAGCGGGCCCTGCCTGTCTCGGCTGCGCGCAGCCATCGCTCACACCCCTGCCCTGCTCCACAGTGGCCCTCTTCTCCCTGGTGGGCTTCACCCAGATGACCATTTGGGCCAAGGGCAAGCACCGCAGCTACCTGAAGGAGTTCCGCGACTACCCGCCCCTGCGCATGCCCATCATCCCCTTCCTGCTCTGAGCTGCTCGCCTGCCTGCTGGCCTGGCCACGCCGGGCTAGCCCCAACTGCCGTGTCCTCTGGGGAGGACAGGGGGCCACCGCCCTCCAGTGCTGGAATAAACGCTGCCCGCCCTGCGGCACTGGACTCTGGCTCTGTGTGCTCCTTTCGGGGGGTGGGGACTGGCGACCGCAGGGAGAGGCGCGGCTCGTGCTGAGGGACCTGGAGACTTTTATTTCCCACTGTCCACATGGTGGCGGGTGGGCCCACTACAGGGCCACCTCGGGATCCACTTCGCCGGGCCCCTGGCCCCTTGCCGCgtctgcctccctctgctcccgCCTCTTCTTCCGCTGGAGCAGCCGCCGCTCCCGCTCAAATTCCTTCATGCGCATCACGTAGCtgtgggcagaggggaagggtATCGGGGCGTCAGGGCATTAGGCAGCCTGGCCAGACACCCTGGGGCGGCCTCTGAGGGGGGAAGGCCCATGTGCCTGTGATTTAGGCCTGGAGGCCAGCCGAGCAGGAACCGCTGGCTAGGCTCCCCCCCATCCCCTGGTGGACACCAGTGAATCCTGGGtagggctggcctcctggcagaACCCTGGCTGGGCCGGATATCCGCCCACCCCCCAACAGGCCCTGAGACCCCTCCTCCCACTGAGCAGCCCGGCCTGGCCAGAAACCATGCTGGTCCAGTCCTCTGCCCTggcgcgggcgggccggggcTCACTCAAGGTGCTCGCAGTGGTCCCAGGCGTGCCGCTCGTGCTTGCAGGCCAGGAAGTTGGGGAAGCTGTCCCGCTTGCACTTGAGCAGCCGGATGAGGTGGTGGGCACAGTAGTCCCGCTGCTGGAGCACCAGCTGCGCGTCGTTCATTTGCTGCTGGGTGGCCACCATCTCTGCAGGGGGCGGGAGCGGCTCAGTCAGGGCTTACGTTGTGGGGGCCACCTGCCCGAGACCCCATCATGCCCACGTGCGGAGGAGCACCCCCCCCACGGACGACTTGGTGGCAGTGGGTCACAGCACCCTCTGCCAGACGGGGGGGTCTTTCTCTAATCCTTGCAAAGGCAACCCCGGCACTGAGACCCAGACGGGCAGGtggctccctccccatccccggGGAACCTCAGCACCCACACTAGGGGCCTGCTTCCTGCCCCCGGGCAGCTCTCAGAGAGCCCCAGCCTGCAGAGCCTGTGCCCAGAAGCCACTTTCCCCCAGGGCTCCCCTCTGCCCGCACAGGCCAGTGTGGGGCCCGGCTGCTGGGGCCTCTGAAGCCTCAGCTCCCTCCCAAGGGGACTGATGGCCCCGGCCACAGAGCCAAGCCAACTGAGCGGGTGTTAAGTGTGCAGGCTGAGCCTCAGAAGAGACTGGAACTAGCCCT
This window harbors:
- the NDUFB7 gene encoding NADH dehydrogenase [ubiquinone] 1 beta subcomplex subunit 7 gives rise to the protein MGAHLARRYLGGASGEPDPLRMPTFPPDYGFPGRKEREMVATQQQMNDAQLVLQQRDYCAHHLIRLLKCKRDSFPNFLACKHERHAWDHCEHLDYVMRMKEFERERRLLQRKKRREQREADAARGQGPGEVDPEVAL